One Plasmodium vivax chromosome 13, whole genome shotgun sequence genomic region harbors:
- a CDS encoding hypothetical protein, conserved (encoded by transcript PVX_085195A): protein MNYLERNKIETIYKDDYTDFTRLSDFEVFTKDILVSLKKLNILETKRKYERKYAFANAEQRDKPLAPLSLFITVDDTCNFLKKLVIKKDYCIKLNYIYYPHNKCQNVIPFNAEESSDSYRKNVNAVNSFYCLHGNLNCSEIVLFPARTFPIQRFFFVNEYVELEVIDRSVPEEEQYIVVESLSVSNLMLNALKQALSELEICLPTFVAVDKNYYIYHGHFYTSDYTYFNATAGGPEKANYVSLYKGTGFEVNYNSFKFFNYFKCFSYDQLVALFSLFIYLSNVRGKNIFKISVYIKNIYLIDKPQCSHVLGATDLRNRRFSGLKLLVRGKRGRVEKAVREGKAGRVVSSGRAAKPGGERKREKQTHRKSKQIYIFKNAHKRNAYDREVVPHMYMNHIYNYIKKKKFYGRRIFLCCFVKERSGFLGGRSDRGDRSETTPLGGRSDRSEAATPLDSRVHNSEANPLGWWVVRRTAEERSVALRNYLFSMKSDLFGKPSYYQGSDFKKVKLTDVLSDDGGVEDEEKEEEENDEEGDTNEKSLPDYSDSSLLFYPCPLVTQNSSYEQNSENVKCRKKSTFEEINRLYQNLRSHKNLPKSESNPFVSIYVLNFISNMESNILSGVTNVSGGMVFPQNEGVSHLSSGMATLIGGSSNLSGSPVHVSPHGNARSNEQDRRKRKKRVVNVWKIRFINNDKYKGKNSFLLKNILRLYYNELLELKKKKTDSRNECKNECKNECKNECRNECKQECKNECRHDCKQECRHDCKQECRHEGANDMMTSVQHYLMEFMPLKNKDWVRDRETSAYSCFNVEEDSTRYYVDKILNNMFSSNKRKVYEWPRGRGARGKLRPRRSAHNECFGTEEAQSSGGGYSNVGGGGYANVGSGGYANVGSGGYANDGAGGNPNSGGSQSPVGGANHRVVGGNLFVSKVDGELFPQKGNRGYLSLYQNDAKEVHFVLKKGDNFPKRRANPVHARKGRRGRDPHAAAGARGKGAQRRGQARGESESGESVSSGNSGHNGESDRSNRSNRSNGSKRSKRSGENKLEQLVRDFLKIKERYFLCHREERITVLFFYLISHSSNIKTFYYIWNQFFDNIRNKYENNEYIFNDCMFLSYGPLNVYSYRCSILSQYIKALNISTQQFKINEMKNHMKLKKTLSIFCNDSDNPLGKDSSSNCGSLSNVNEKEPFVSISHSKSSNSLTTFFKKSTFEETVFYSCEMNDSSSVYNRKSSGVPPHEGGSPNMELEHISGSADSIARLAPEAHPLSGVSGGVSNDVSNDLSNGVSNDLRNTPSNNPSNNVGNPPGDARPESPSNEPGKPPKRSGSALPGTERGKASKKSSPVISNFFPYPLNNMELFITKNNAGAKEVNDQDDMITLIHEILRSSNKDSYTYADFTRWYRNNVGKFSYTSQNVLKYCYKSIKDSYFVNVDVGYIKEKCKEIDEKYYRRGGTNDSCGKKGKEDYLKKMFHYVKSNYDYIKKIKCPFNTFFVGELNLDNLLNLNILDLLDCAFKVFFISYLNSVMNSKLIYIRKIQEVLASMFAIIKGIHRRGRGRRRSSRSRSSRKGERSGPGGERSGQNGEKNSRGGEESGQSGKKNSRGGDGNLGEATPPGCPNPSPALAKGARGKDPPGDDAGRRDPNSTVNLQDAAGDDSHPNVKGDHLAQERKSTAEKSSSVLRRETHGGSITPQGDTNRSSEGRRYYRVGAPNRDSTNHAAAIPSSGNPPHVKSQENVNDSERNSSDNVDFCYGGEQKTGYKNSFNINKEENYFKNFSVDSEKKKKKNTYNDANFSREIKRTYKKRYQIIFNQKLFLLFETCEQMFNKAAWLYRIFNNSLNEKRIFNLINTILESEEKEIVINPKDQKYFYDFIKNICLSENSKNGAFGKSGPFGKSGALDKKWSGASGSKFHRINKSISSRHLNRTFKSKRERSERSEIGERGERSEIGEKGERSEKNDNSAGSAKNPVINNPYQNLGVSVKVKKNDSQPCPSASDEKNMLNKDKLSLLLHSHNKEQNIQECIIDYVDHSFGDPLYNPPARMYCSVNPVDTTVSFVKTTPIL from the exons atgaattacCTAGAGAGGAACAAAATCGAAACGATTTACAAGGACGACTACACAGACTTCACGAGGCTCAGCGACTTTGAGGTGTTCACCAAGGATATCCTAGtgagcttaaaaaaattgaacatcCTAGAGACCAAGAGGAAATATGAAAGGAAGTATGCCTTTGCAAATGCTGAGCAGAGGGACAAACCTCTGGCCCCTCTTTCTCTCTTCATCACGGTGGACGACACgtgtaactttttaaaaaaattggtaataaaaaaggactattgcataaaattaaattatatttattacccTCATAATAAATGCCAAAATGTGATCCCCTTTAATGCGGAGGAGAGCTCGGACTCTTATAGGAAGAATGTGAACGCGGTTAACTCGTTTTATTGTTTGCATGGGAATTTGAATTGCTCCGAGATTGTGCTTTTCCCCGCGAGGACCTTTCCTATACAGCGGTTTTTTTtcg tgaACGAATACGTGGAGCTCGAAGTGATAGACAGGAGCGTCCCGGAGGAAGAGCAGTACATCGTCGTGGAGAGCCTGTCCGTGAGCAACCTGATGCTGAACGCGTTGAAGCAAGCGCTGAGCGAGTTGGAGATTTGCCTGCCCACCTTCGTCGCGGTGGACAAGAACTACTACATATACCACGGCCATTTCTACACGAGCGACTACACCTACTTTAA CGCAACTGCCGGTGGGCCCGAGAAGGCGAACTACGTCTCCCTGTACAAGGGCACCGGGTTCGAGGTGAATTACAACTCCTTCAAGTTCTTCAACTACTTCAAGTGCTTCTCCTACGACCAGCTGGTGGCCCTCTTCTCGCTTTTCATCTACCTCTCCAAcgtgaggggaaaaaacattttcaaaatcagcgtgtatataaaaaatatttatttgattGACAAGCCGCAGTGCAGCCATGTGCTCGGCGCCACCGACCTGAGGAACCGGCGGTTCAGCGGTTTGAAGCTGCTCGtcagggggaagcggggaaGAGTGGAGAAGGCAGTCAGAGAGGGAAAAGCGGGCAGAGTAGTCTCATCCGGAAGAGCGGCCAAACCGGGCGGCGAGcggaagagggagaagcaaacgcACAGGAAGAGCAAGCAAATCTACATCTTCAAAAACGCGCACAAAAGGAACGCCTACGATAGGGAGGTTGTCCCGCACATGTACATGAaccatatttataattatataaagaaaaagaaattttatgGGCGGAGGATATTTCTCTGTTGCTTTGTGAAGGAGAGGAGTGGCTTCCTCGGTGGCAGAAGCGATAGAGGTGATAGAAGCGAGACAACCCCCCTCGGCGGCAGAAGCGATAGAAGCGAGGCCGCCACCCCCCTCGATAGCAGAGTTCATAATAGTGAGGCCAACCCCCTGGGGTGGTGGGTTGTTAGGCGCACTGCGGAAGAACGAAGCGTTGCCCTGCGAAACTACCTGTTCAGCATGAAAAGCGACCTTTTTGGAAAACCGAGTTACTACCAAGGGagcgattttaaaaaagtaaaattaacGGATGTCCTGTCAGACGATGGGGGGGTGGAAgatgaggagaaggaggaggaagaaaatgatgaagaagggGACACAAATGAGAAGAGCCTTCCGGATTACTCCGACTCATCTCTGCTATTTTACCCCTGCCCATTGGTTACCCAAAATAGCAGTTACGAGCAAAACagcgaaaatgtgaagtgTAGGAAGAAATCTACCTTCGAGGAAATCAATCGGTTGTACCAAAATTTGAGGAGCCACAAAAATTTACCCAAAAGTGAAAGTAACCCCTTTGTCTCCATTTATGTTTTGAATTTCATAAGCAACATGGAGTCTAATATATTAAGTGGGGTGACCAATGTGAGTGGAGGGATGgtttttcctcaaaatgagGGAGTTTCCCATCTGAGCAGTGGGATGGCTACCCTCATTGGTGGATCCTCTAATCTGAGCGGCAGCCCAGTTCATGTGAGTCCCCACGGAAATGCACGAAGTAACGAGCAGGATaggcggaaaagaaaaaaacgagtcGTTAACGTGTGGAAAATCAGATTCATTAACAATGATAAGtacaaggggaaaaacagcTTCCTCTTGAAGAACATACTGAGGCTGTACTACAACGAGTTGTTGGagctaaagaaaaagaagactGACAGCAGAAACGAGTGCAAAAACGAGTGCAAAAACGAGTGCAAAAACGAGTGCAGAAACGAGTGCAAACAGGAGTGCAAAAATGAGTGCAGGCACGATTGCAAACAGGAGTGCAGGCACGATTGCAAACAGGAGTGCAGGCACGAAGGCGCCAACGATATGATGACGTCGGTGCAGCACTACCTGATGGAGTTCATGCCGCTGAAAAACAAAGACTGGGTGAGGGACAGGGAAACGTCCGCCTACAGCTGCTTTAACGTAGAGGAGGACTCGACGAGGTACTACGTGGACAAAATTCTGAACAACATGTTTAGCAGTAACAAGCGAAAGGTGTACGAGTGGCCTCGGGGGCGGGGGGCTAGAGGGAAACTGCGGCCAAGGAGGAGCGCCCACAATGAGTGCTTCGGCACGGAGGAGGCGCAGAGCAGCGGCGGGGGCTACTCGAATGTTGGCGGCGGGGGCTACGCGAATGTTGGCAGCGGGGGCTACGCGAATGTTGGCAGCGGGGGCTACGCGAATGATGGCGCGGGGGGGAATCCCAACAGTGGAGGAAGTCAGAGCCCCGTCGGGGGCGCAAACCACAGGGTTGTCGGGGGGAACCTCTTCGTAAGTAAGGTTGACGGAGAGCTATTCCCGCAGAAGGGCAATCGAGGGTATCTCAGCCTGTACCAGAACGACGCCAAGGAGGTGCACTTCGTTCTAAAGAAGGGGGACAACTTCCCCAAGAGGAGGGCCAACCCCGTGCATGCGAGGAAGGGCAGGCGCGGGAGGGACCCGCACGCGGCCGCGGGGgcaagggggaagggggcgCAAAGGAGGGGGCAAGCGCGGGGGGAGAGCGAGAGTGGGGAGAGCGTTAGTAGCGGCAATAGTGGTCACAATGGTGAGAGTGACCGCAGCAACCGAAGCAACCGCAGCAACGGCAGTAAGCGAAGTaagcgaagcggcgaaaacAAGCTGGAGCAACTGGTGAGGGACTTCCTAAAAATCAAGGAAAGGTACTTCCTGTGCCACCGCGAAGAAAGGATAACCGTGCTGTTCTTCTACCTCATCAGCCACTCCAGCAACATAAAAACGTTCTACTACATATGGAATCAATTCTTCGACAacataagaaataaatacGAAAATAATGAGTACATTTTTAACGACTGCATGTTCCTGTCTTACGGTCCGTTGAACGTGTATTCCTACAGGTGCTCCATCCTTTCGCAGTATATAAAGGCGCTCAACATTTCTACGCAGCAGTTTAAAATcaacgaaatgaagaacCATATGAAACTGAAGAAGACGTTGAGTATCTTCTGCAACGATAGCGATAACCCTTTGGGGAAGGACAGCTCCTCCAACTGTGGGAGCCTCTCCAAtgtaaatgaaaaggaacCGTTTGTAAGTATCTCTCACAGTAAGAGCAGCAATAGCTTGACTACGTTTTTTAAGAAGAGCACATTTGAGGAGACTGTTTTTTACTCCTGCGAAATGAATGACAGCAGCAGTGTGTACAATCGGAAGTCCTCCGGGGTGCCTCCTCACGAAGGCGGCTCGCCCAACATGGAGCTGGAGCACATCAGTGGGAGCGCGGACTCGATTGCGCGCCTTGCCCCCGAGGCGCATCCGCTAAGCGGCGTGAGTGGCGGCGTCAGCAACGACGTCAGCAACGATTTGAGTAACGGCGTCAGTAACGATTTGCGTAACACCCCCAGTAACAACCCCAGCAACAACGTGGGTAACCCCCCCGGGGACGCGCGCCCTGAGAGCCCGAGCAACGAGCCCGGCAAGCCGCCCAAACGCAGCGGCAGCGCCCTCCCGGGCACGGAGAGAGGCAAGGCgagcaaaaaaagcagccCCGTGATTTCGAACTTCTTCCCCTACCCATTAAACAACATGGAGCTCTTCATAACGAAGAACAACGCAGGGGCAAAGGAGGTGAACGACCAAGACGACATGATCACCCTCATACACGAAATTTTAAGAAGCAGCAACAAGGATAGCTACACATACGCAGATTTTACAAGGTGGTATAGGAATAATGTGGGCAAATTTAGCTACACCTCTCAGaatgtattaaaatattgCTACAAAAGCATCAAGGACAGCTACTTTGTTAACGTAGACGTGGGCTACATAAAAGAGAAGTGCAAAGAAATTGATGAGAAATACTATAGGAGGGGGGGTACGAATGACTCGtgtggaaaaaagggaaaggaggACTACCTAAAGAAGATGTTCCACTACGTGAAGAGCAActatgattatataaaaaaaattaagtgccCATTCAACACCTTCTTCGTGGGGGAGCTAAATCTGGATAACCTCCTAAATTTAAACATCCTAGATTtgctcgactgtgcctttaaggttttttttatttcttatttaaaTTCTGTGATGAACTCCAAGCTGATTTACATCCGCAAGATTCAGGAGGTCCTGGCGAGCATGTTCGCCATCATAAAGGGCATTcacaggagggggagggggcggcggaggagcagcaggagcaggagcagcaggaagggggagagaagcggCCCCGGCGGTGAGAGAAGCGGTCAAAATGGTGAGAAAAACAGCCGCGGTGGTGAGGAAAGCGGTCAaagtggaaagaaaaacagccGCGGTGGAGATGGCAACCTCGGTGAGGCGACCCCCCCGGGGTGTCCAAACCCCTCGCCTGCCTTGGCCAAGGGTGCACGGGGAAAGGACCCCCCTGGTGATGACGCAGGGAGGAGGGACCCCAACTCCACTGTCAATTTGCAGGATGCTGCTGGGGATGACAGCCATCCCAACGTGAAGGGGGATCACCTAGCGCAAGAGCGGAAGAGTACCGCTGAAAAGTCCTCGTCTGTTCTAAGGAGGGAAACCCATGGGGGAAGCATCACCCCCCAGGGTGACACAAACCGAAGCAGTGAAGGACGACGCTACTACCGTGTTGGAGCTCCTAATAGGGACAGTACAAACCACGCAGCGGCTATCCCATCAAGTGGCAATCCACCCCATGTGAAGTCCCAAGAAAATGTGAACGACTCTGAAAGAAACAGCAGCGATAATGTGGACTTCTGCTACGGTGGTGAGCAAAAGACGGGGTATAAAAACAGCTTCAACATTAACAAGgaggaaaattattttaaaaatttctcgGTCGactcggaaaaaaaaaaaaaaaaaaatacatacaatGATGCGAATTTTTCCAGGGAAATTAAAAggacatataaaaaaaggtaccaaattatttttaaccaGAAATTATTTCTCCTATTCGAAACGTGTGAGCAAATGTTTAACAAAGCTGCATGGCTGTATCGAATTTTTAACAACAGCttgaacgaaaaaaggatCTTCAATTTGATAAATACCATCCTGGAAtcggaagaaaaagaaattgttaTCAACCCAAAGGaccagaaatatttttatgactttattaaaaatatttgcctGAGTGAGAACAGCAAGAATGGCGCGTTTGGCAAGAGTGGCCCCTTTGGCAAGAGTGGCGCGCTGGACAAGAAGTGGAGCGGCGCCAGCGGCTCCAAGTTCCACAGAATAAACAAGTCCATTTCGTCCAGGCATTTGAATCGGACCTTCAAGtcgaaaagggagagaagtGAAAGAAGCGAAATAGGCGAAAGGGGTGAACGAAGCGAAATCGGCGAAAAAGGCGAACGGAGCGAAAAGAATGACAACAGCGCCGGCAGCGCAAAGAACCCCGTGATTAATAACCCGTATCAAAATTTGGGCGTCTCTGT